The Larimichthys crocea isolate SSNF unplaced genomic scaffold, L_crocea_2.0 scaffold214, whole genome shotgun sequence DNA window tacagtcggccatgttctctgtctgaactacagtcggccatgttctctgtctgaactacagtcggccatgttctctgtctgaactacagtcggccatgttctctgtctgaactacagtcggccatgttctctgtctgaactacagtcggccatgttctctgtctgaactacagtcggccatgttctctgtctgaactacagtcggccatgttctctgtctgaactacagtcggccatgttctctgtctgaactacagtcggccatgttctctgtctgaactacagtcggccatgttctctgtctgaactacagtcggccatgttctctgtctgaactacagtcggccatgttctctgtctgaactacagtcggccatgttctctgtctgaactacagtcggccatgttctctgtctgaactacagtcggccatgttctctgtctgaactacagtcggccatgttctctgtctgaactacagtcggccatgttctctgtctgaactacagtcggccatgttctctgtctgaactacagtcggccatgttctctgtctgaactacagtcggccatgttctctgtctgaactacagtcggccatgttctctgtctgaactacagtcggccatgttctctgtctgaactacagtcggccatgttctctgtctgaactacagtcggccatgttctctgtctgaactacagtcggccatgttctctgtctgaactacagtcggccatgttctctgtctgaactacagtcggccatgttctctgtctgaactacagtcggccatgttctctgtctgaactacagtcggccatgttctctgtctgaactacagtcggccatgttctctgtctgaactacagtcggccatgttctctgtctgaactacagtcggccatgttctctgtctgaactacagtcggccatgttctctgtctgaactacagtcggccatgttctctgtctgaactacagtcggccatgttctctgtctgaactacagtcggccatgttctctgtctgaactacagtcggccatgttctctgtctgaactacagtcggccatgttctctgtctgaactacagtcggccatgttctctgtctgaactacagtcggccatgttctctgtctgaactacagtcggccatgttctctgtctgaactacagtcggccatgttctctgtctgaactacagtcggccatgttctctgtctgaactacagtcggccatgttctctgtctgaactacagtcgaCCATGttctgtctgaactacagtggccatgttctgtctgaactacagtcgaccatgttctgtctgtctgaactacagtcggccatgttctctgtctgaactacagtcaGCCATGTgctctgtctgaactacagtcggccatgttctctgtctgaactacagtcggccatgttctgtctgtctgaactacagtcggccatgATAGGTTGTTGTCTTACAGGTAGCGGCTCCATCGATCCAGACGAGCTGCGAACAGTTTTGAAGTCGTGTCTCCGTGAGAGTGCCATCTCTCTGCCGGAGGAGAAGCTGGACGACTTAACGCTGGCGCTGTTCGAGTCGGCCGATAAAGACAACAGTGGCGCCATCACTTTTGAGGAGCTCAAGGCTGAGCTGGAGACATTCCCCGAGGTTATGGAGAACCTCACTATCAGGTCAGagaacacttcctgtttcctgtttacttTAAGActctccttcatcctcttctccatcttctACTTCATCATTCATCCTTTCCTTCATCCTTGatcctctctttcattctctccgTCATCCTTcgccctctcctccatcctctcctcagTGCTGCTAACTGGTTGAAGCCTCCTGACCTGGATGAGAAGAAGCATCACGCTCCTCGGTACCTGACCCGGGCGTACTGGCACAATAACAGCAGGAAGCttctcttcctgtgtttgtaCGCCTGCCTCAGCCTGCTGCTCTTCATCGGGGCCATGCTACAGCACAGTCATGGAGGAGCCTGGTATATGGTGGCCAAAGGCTGTGGACAGTGTCTCAACTTCAACTGCACCTTCATCATGGTACGACCCGGCGATGTCTGATAATCATGTTTCTGTAGAACAAAAGGCTCTCTAAAACAAAGTTCTCTGGAGGAGCTTGATTGGTCAACATTTGATCCATGTAATCATGAAAAACGTGGATGTTTTATGGCTGATGTTTGTCTCCAGGTGCTGATGCTGCGTCGCTGTCTAACTTGGCTCAGGGCCACGTGGGTGGTCCGGGTCTTACCTCTGGACCAGAACATCTTGCTGCATCAGATAGTCGGCTACGCCATCCTCTTCTACACACTGGTTCACACCACCGCTCACGTCTTCAACTTCGGTACAAACTCTGTAGATTatagttttctctctttggcTTGATGGTGGTGGTATAACAGTGAACTTTAGTGACACAGAGGTTCCTCAGGCGGTCCAGTCTGACTTATAAATTTTCAAGAACTTCTATTCTGCGTTGGAGGGATGAACGTGAAGACGtcactgtgtttctttgtgttccaGCACAGATGTCGAACATCAGTGGCTTCAGTCTGTGGGAGTACCTGCTGACCACGAGGCCGGGCATCGGCTGGGTGAAGGGGACGGCCTCAGTGACCGGGGTCGTCCTGCAGGTCATGATCTGCCTCATGGTGCTCTGCTCCAGCACCTTCGTACGACGCAGTGGACATTTTGAAGTAAGACATGTTAACATCATGCTaacatccatcatccatccatcatccatccatcatccatccatcttccatccgtcatccatccatcatccatccatcatccatccatcatccatccatccatccatctgtcatccatccatcatccatccatccatcatccatctatcatccatcttccatctatccatccatcatccatcatccatccatccatcttccatccgtcatccatccatcatccatccatccatcatccatccattatccatccatccatcatccatccatccatccatcttccatccgtcatccatccatcatccatccatcatccatccatctatccatccatcatccatctgtcatccatccatcatccatccatccatcttccatccgtcatccatccatccatccatcatccatctgtcatccatccatcatccatccatcatccatctgtcatccatccatccatcttccatctgtcatccatccatcatccatccatccatcttccatccGTCATCCATccgtcatccatccatccatccatccatacatccatacaGAACCACCTCAGCAGCTCCCTCGGGATGCTGCTCACCGTATCTCTGAAActcacagcagaggaggaaactcTCATTGTTTGAATCAGAACCAAAGTTCATGACCTTCAGTGAGGGTTAGAGCTCCAGTAGACCTGAAGATggagagctttgccttcaggCTCAGCTGATACCagtcctccatgtttgtttctccATCTTCACTCATAAACATGTTCCTACCTCTGTGGTGTCTTCAGTCCACATGCAGGGTGATGTGTGTGATCAGCTCCATCTGGTGTCTGAAGCTGGTTATTACAACAGTGACAGACACATCATCAGCTGAGCCTGTGTCTGTCCTCCAGGTGTTCTACTGGTCTCACCTGTCCTACATCTGGGTCTGGTCTCTGCTGATGGTCCACTGTGCAAACTTCTGGAAGTGGTTTGTGGTTCCTGGTCTGGTCTTCCTGTTGGAGAAGATCGTTGGAATCGCCGTTTCTCGAATGGGAGGTCTTTACATCGTGGAGGTCAACCTACTGCCGTCCAAGGTGACGAACCGACCAATCACCTTCAACATAAGTTGGAGCAATAAGTTGAACATGTGATCAGTACCTGTGGATGTTCTTTGTCTGTGCTCAGGTGACTCACCTGGTGATCAAGCGTCCTCAGTTCTTCCATTTCAAACCTGGAGATTACGTCTACATCAACATCCCGCTGATCGCCAAGTACGAGTGGCATCCGTTCACTATCAGCAGTGCGCCCGAGCAGTCAGGTACGCCTTACCTGTCCTGACACCATGACAGCAGTAATAACACAGTTCAGGTTATCTTCACGAGATTCTGATCCAGAGTCAGCGACAGGTTAGGTTCAGCTTCATAACACACTGAGTCTGGATCAGAAGTTCACTTGTTGGggtgtgacctttgacctgcagaCTCTCTGTGGCTCCACATCCGCTCGATGGGTCAGTGGACGAACCGCCTGTACGAGAACTTCAGACAACCTGAGAATCCGACCGTCAGCCCCAAGAGGCTCGCCACGAGCCTGAGGAACCACCGGCAGCTGATGAAGGCCAaggtgcaacacacacacacacacacacacacacacacacacattatgtcatgtgacttcctgtctcacatgtgacttcctgtcaggaGGACTTGTTCAGCTCCACAAACCGTAACGGAGCAGTCGCCTCGAACGAGGACGACGCCATTGAGCTGATGATGTACCGTCAGAGCAGCTGCCGGTCCGACACAGCGTCGTGCTCGGCATCGGCGTCTGGATCTCAAGGTCCAGACGAGCCTCCTTCAGATGAGCTGGCAGAGCGAGGCGAGGTTCCTCCGCTCAGAGAGGTCGACACGTTTGTCTTTTAACATTTATCCAAACTGTGAGGAAAGTTTTAAAACACTTCGTTTGGTTCTGCAGGTTTCTGCAAAGTTTGGAGAGGATCATCAATTCTGCAACATCAAGGTGAGAAGAGAAACGTGTGGCGACACCTAGTGGtgattaaaaacactgcagtcacCAGAATAATCCTGTTCTTTTCAGTGTTACGTTGATGGACCGTACGGGACTCCCACCAGACAGATCTTTGCCTCAGAGCATGCAGTTCTGATCGGGGCCGGTATCGGCATCACGCCATTTGCCTCCATCCTGCAGAGCATCATGTACCGGTGAGataccagaaccagaaccaaagTGTGGAGCTGGCATTAGCTCcacacagcagctacatttggcagcagtttactgttcACTTTAAAGTTCTTGTGTGTTAGACTTAACTTGTGACCCGGTTCTGATCCAGATACCGCCGGAGGAAGCAGAACTGTCCGAACTGTAACTACTCATGGTGTGAGAACATTAAAGACTCAGACATGAAGCTCCGAAAAGTAAGACAGCACCACGCGGACTACACAGAGCCTCTATGATGTTCTTTAATGATCATGTTTGATACAGGTGCTGTTCTGGATCTGCAGGTTGACTTCATCTGGATCAACCGGGACCAGAAGTCCTTCGAGTGGTTTGTCAGTTTACTGACCAAACTGGAGATGGACCAGGCCGACGAGGAGCCTGAAGGTGAGGAAGAGTGCGATAAACGATGAAGGCAGGGGAAGTCAGGTGATCACAGCTGTAATGTCCTTCAGGTCGCTTCCTGGAGATGCACATGTACATGACGTCAGCACTCAGCAAGAACGACATGAAGGCCATCGGCCTACAGATGGCGCTGGACCTTCTGGccaaaaaggagaagagagactCCATCACCGGGCTGAGGACCAGAACCCAGCCGGGACGACCCGAGTGGGGGAAGGTGAGGAGGACCGCCAAGCCCGGAGTTTTCTAACAACGATGACAACAATCATTCTCTGAGATATTCGTGTTTATAAATGTTCATtgtctggtttttgtttttatttttttaaaatgtttttcaaatgttgtttaaacgttgtttttgtgtttcaggtgtttcagAAGGTGTCCgaggagaagaaggggaagGTTCACGTGTTTTATTGCGGCTCTCCGGCTCTCGCTAAAGTCATCAAAGCTCAGTGTGAAAACTTCGGCTTCAACTTCTACAAAGAAAacttctgagtgtgtgtgtgtgtgtgtgcgcgtgtgtgtgtgcagggccggtcctagctatgggcaatgtgggcggccgcccagggcgcattctccgtggggggcgcacgaacgcccgaaaaagcaaaaaacctcggtaattttcgaatccgctcattaagttagcggagcgggcgccccgggagcggggtgttgacaaggcagaggggggcgtcggacagcccgatgggggcgcacgcatccaggagcgcacgggcggccgttagggcgcacgacaaaatgttcgcctcgggggtgcccagggcgcaaatgtggccaggaccggcgctgtgtgtgtgtgtgtgcgcgtctcCATGACAACCGTCTGTGTTCTGTTTCCTGCCTGTTGTTAGATGACGTGTTGCTGACTCATATATGCATGGCTGTGATTttactgctgtttatttaacaACCTGCTTTGATCGCGTTAAGGCTCATTATGTCTGTTGTGATAATTAATCAGCTCATTCATTAAATGATCATTTGATCCCTGATTGATTGTCACCACATGGCTGTTAGATCATCACGTTTACACGATTATCATGAAAGAATCCCGAATAAAAAATTCAATTCTTCTTTAACTTTGATTGTTTGTCAAATTAATTCAACTGAAACAATC harbors:
- the nox5 gene encoding NADPH oxidase 5, with translation MSLDEDARWLEWVTKQFESIAGEDKEIDLDEFKTALKVKESFFAERFFALFDSDGSASISLDELLKALDLLIHGSETDKLQFLFQVYDVDGSGSIDPDELRTVLKSCLRESAISLPEEKLDDLTLALFESADKDNSGAITFEELKAELETFPEVMENLTISAANWLKPPDLDEKKHHAPRYLTRAYWHNNSRKLLFLCLYACLSLLLFIGAMLQHSHGGAWYMVAKGCGQCLNFNCTFIMVLMLRRCLTWLRATWVVRVLPLDQNILLHQIVGYAILFYTLVHTTAHVFNFAQMSNISGFSLWEYLLTTRPGIGWVKGTASVTGVVLQVMICLMVLCSSTFVRRSGHFEVFYWSHLSYIWVWSLLMVHCANFWKWFVVPGLVFLLEKIVGIAVSRMGGLYIVEVNLLPSKVTHLVIKRPQFFHFKPGDYVYINIPLIAKYEWHPFTISSAPEQSDSLWLHIRSMGQWTNRLYENFRQPENPTVSPKRLATSLRNHRQLMKAKEDLFSSTNRNGAVASNEDDAIELMMYRQSSCRSDTASCSASASGSQGPDEPPSDELAERGEVPPLREVSAKFGEDHQFCNIKCYVDGPYGTPTRQIFASEHAVLIGAGIGITPFASILQSIMYRYRRRKQNCPNCNYSWCENIKDSDMKLRKVDFIWINRDQKSFEWFVSLLTKLEMDQADEEPEGRFLEMHMYMTSALSKNDMKAIGLQMALDLLAKKEKRDSITGLRTRTQPGRPEWGKVFQKVSEEKKGKVHVFYCGSPALAKVIKAQCENFGFNFYKENF